In Afipia sp. P52-10, the sequence GTGCAGGACGCCAAGGCGCAAGACCCGCTGGCCACCATTGTCGGTGGCGCCATCGGAGCGGGTGTCGGCGCTGCGGCCACCGGTGGACGTGCGGCCGGCGCGATCGTCGGCGGCGTGATCGGCGCGGGCACAGCCGCCGCGCTCACCTTCGAGCCGCGCCGCGATGGCTATTACTGGTACGATCGCCGCTGCTGGTACCGTTATCCGAGTGGCGAGTATCGCCTGGTCTCACGCCGCTTCTGCGGCTGATCGGCGCGGGCGAGGCGTCCGCCAGCGCTGGCAACAACAAGGGCCGTCATGATCGTCTATGACGGCCTTTCCATGTTGGACGTCCTGTGAGGTTTCATGGAGAGACTACGCGATGTCCTGCGGAGGGGTATTTCACTTAGGATGCCGTGTACCAACAAGTAGTAAGCGATGTGGCGTTGGGGCCGCACAGGCGAGCGGCCTGATATCTGCAAACGCGGCGTTTGTTGGTGTTCAGATCGGATAGAGTTCGCACGGCGACGCCGAATCGACCTGCGGAATGATTTTTTGAGGGGGACCGACGATGGTGATGACGATTGGCCGTGTGCTGTTCGCGCTGCTGTTCATACTCTCCGGTTTGTCAAAGTTCTTCGATCTCGGATCGACCGCGCAGCTGATCGAGGCCAAGCTCGGGATGCCCGAGATGCTTGCGAATTATGCGACGCAGATCGAAAACGCCACCGGTCTGACACTGTTTCGAGTGCTGGCGATCCTTGCGGCGAGCGTTGAAGTGATCTGCGGCGTGATGATCGCTTGCAATCTCGCGACGCGGTTCTTCGCCGCGATCCTGTTGGTGTTCGTAGTGGTGGTGACGTTCTACGTGCACGACTTCTGGAATCAGAGCGGCGGCAGCGAGCGGCTGAACGACATCGTGCAGGTGCTCAAGAACATGGCGATCGTCGGCGCGCTGCTGATGATCATCGGCTATCGGCCGCCGGTGCTGTCTCACAACGTCGAAACGAGCTATCACGACGGGCCGGCGTTGTAGTCAAGACGGCGCGGCCTCTGCAAGAGGTTCCGGCAGAGGTCTGCGGGCGGTGCGATCGTCTCTACGCCAGCGGTTTGCGCACCCAGTGCACGACGTTGACGTCATGAGCCGCGTCCAGCACGCGCGTTTCCGTAGGTACGAGTCCGTGCTGGCTGAGAATATCGTCCGGATGCCGTGCCGGAATGCCGTGGAAGACCGGCACGCCGCCGGGCAGCGCCAGATGTGGCGCCTGCGACAAATAGAAATCGACGTAGCGATCCAAGAACATATCGAAGATATCGGTGCCGCCGATGATGGCGACGCGGCCCGCGGTGATGCCGAGCACTGCACCTGCGTCCTCGATCGGCGCGCGCGCGGGATTCCATAACACGGCCTTTGGATTGGCGTGATCGATGATCGGCCGATCGACCTGACGGGTGGCGATGACGCGCTTGCGGTTGTACGAGTTGGGTTGATCCTCGAATGAATTGCGGCCATGGACGATGAGATCGACCGTATCGAGCGCCTTGTCGAAGAAGCGCTGGTCGCCGTCGAATTTCAGAGTTTCCGGCATCACGCCGGTCGCATCCGCAAGCATGCCGTCGCGGGAGACGATGGCATATCCTTCAAATGTCAAATCAGGCACGTCGCGCTGAACCCTTCTGCAATGGGATGTGATGGAGCACGGGATCGCTTCGAGGCGGTTGCAGTGTCAGCCGAGTTGCCGTGCGATCGCCGTGATGACGCGGGTGTCGGTCGGCGTTACGCGCTCGGCAAACACCTCGGCGATATGGCCGTCGCGGCCGACCAGGTATTTGTGGAAGTTCCAGCGCGGCAGGTCCTTCGGCCGCTCCAGCGCCGCCCACTTATAGAACGGATGGGCGTCCGCGCCGCGAACCTCGACCTTCGCCGTCATCGGAAACGTGACGCCATATTGACGATGCGCAGTCTCGGATATCTCGGTGGCGCCTCCCGGCTCCTGGCTGCCGAAGTCGTTCGAGGGCACGCCGATGACCACGAGGCCGCGCTCGCGGAACATGGTCCACAGCTCCTGCAGGCCGGCATATTGCGGGGTGAAGCCGCAAAGCGACGCCGTGTTGACGACGAGCAGCGGTTGTCCCGTATAGGCGGCAAGCGCGATCGGCTCACCCGTCAGCGCAGGAAACGAAAATCCATAGGCTGTACGTTCGCTCATCGCGGTCTGTCCGAGCGCGGGCGAAGCCGCGCTTGCGAGCGCCATGGCGAGCAGGTGCCTGCGGTCGAGGCTCATGGCTTTTCCAAATCGTATCGTCTGTTGCGATGGACAGTGTCCATCCAAACGGCTCGATTTGCAAACAGCGATTGCCGTACGAACCGGTGCGCCGGTCGGTGGCGCCGGAACAGGTCAGTTCAGCGGCACGATGAAGTCGGTGCCGCGGCCGGTTTCCCAGCCAAGTCCGTGATCGGAAATCAGGATCGACCCGCCGGGCCCGATGATCGTTGCGATCTTCTCCATGGCGTCGGCAGGAATGGCGATGCGGTCGAGCGCTTCGGCCGGATTCAGCGCCGGCGCGACGGCGGTCTCGGTCGTTGCCGCAGCAGCCTTGCCCTGTCGGGTGCGTGGCGTATCGACAGCCTTGCGGCCGACCTGCGGCAGCGACACCACCGACCAGTGCAGTGCCGACGCGTCGTCCTTGTCGCCGCGGGCGGTAAAGACATGGGTGCCGAGTGGGCGATCGATATCGGTGATCTCGACTGGAATATCGAACACCGGCTCATAGCCCTGACGGACGTAGAGTTTCTTCTCCTTGCGGCTGATGAAGACGGCAACATGGCTCAGCCCGCCGCGCCGCTTCACGATGATGGGCTTCACGGCGTCCGGTACTGCCGGTGCTGCGGTCTCGGCAGACTTGGCGCCGTCGGCCGGTTTTGCTGGTGCGGCTGCTGTTGCAGGCTTCGCGATCTCCGGAATGCGGGCGATATCAGCGGGCTTGGCAATGTCGTCGACGGGCTGAACGAGCGCGGGCGGAGCCGGTTTTACGTCGGCCGGTGCCGTAGCGACAGGCGAGGTCGTCGCAACCGCCGATGCATCGTTCGTGGCTTGCTCAGCGACCTTGTTGCCTTCCGTCAAAGCGGGTTGCTGCACCGTCGCGGCGCTCTCCTGCCTTTCAGCCTCGGCGTTTTTAATCGCAGCCGGCGCTGCTGCAGCGGTCTCCGCATTCGTTTCGCTCACGGGTGCTGCCTGCGTGGGCGCTTCGGTTTTCGCCGTTTCGGCAGACGTCTTCTGGTCTGTCGGAGCATCCGCCGTCGGTGCCTGGGCCGGTGTTTCGGCCTGGGCCTTGGTCTCTGCCTTGTTCGGCGCCTCGCGGCTTGTCACCTCAAGCATCGCCGCATTGGCGTCCGACAGCGTTTTCGTCTTGCCGGCGATCGCTTCGCTGGCGTCAGCAGTGCGCCGCTGCGTTATGGGACCATCCGCCGCGGCCGCCGTGTTGCCAGTCGTGGGCTGTGCGGAGAGGGCCGGCTGCGTGATCATTTTGGTGATCAGCTTCGGGTGCGTGAAATCGGTCGGAGCGACTTCGCCCGGCGCGACGATCACGCGCGTACCCATCCGCGTCCAGGTCCACAGCCGCGCGGCAAATCCGTTCGGCATGCGGATGCAGCCGTGCGAGGCTGCGTAGCCCGGCAGTGCGCCGGTATGGAACGCTACCCCGGACCAGGTGATGCGCTGCATGTACGGCATCGGCGCATCGTAGAGGTTGGAGACGTGGTCGCGGTTCTTCTGGATGATGCTGAAGACGCCGGTCGGCGTCGGATGCGTACGCGTTCCGGTGGAGACGTGCGCTTCCGCGAACAGGCCGTTGCTGTCGTACACCTTCATCCGCTGACGCTCGAGTGAGACGGTGATGATCAGCGGCCCTTGCGGCTTTGGTGCCCGCTTGGCCGCAACCTCAGCCGGGTCGTCCTTGCGCTTCGCCTTCGCCGCCTTGGCGCGTTTCGGCTTTGCCGCCGGTCGCGGCGCCAGTCTCGGTGCGGGGCGCGCTTCGTAACTCTCGGTGGGATCCCAGTCCCAGGACGACTGGGCCTGGGCCGTCACCGGGATCGCGAACAGCGAGACCGCAGCCATCGTGGCGATGCGCGCGGCCCATCTCGTCACGGATGGTGTGGTCGTTTGCGGGATATCTGTGCTGGCGAAATCGCGCTGGTTACGGTTGCTGACGAGACGAAGTCCGTTCACGCCCCAGGTCCTTCTTGCCGGTCCGGGCGACCTTGCGAATCCAGCGCCCGGTTCCATGGAATCTTAGTCGATAAGTAGCGTCCAGATGTAAAAGGTTCATGAGCACCGCCAAGGATTTAGATCGAATGTGCTGAAATGGTCACATTTGCTGCGAATATGCTCAAAAGCCTTTTCGCCCCTGCGCAGGAGACGGTCCGACTTTGAACAGAGCGGGCGGCTTCCTACATAGGCGTGCGCCAACCCCGCCGGACGACGCCGAGCGATCCGGCCATTCGGAGCCATCGATGACCGCGAACGCAGGCGGCCTTGCCCGCATATCCTACCGTCTGGCCTGCCTGGCGCTGTTGTTGCTGACCATGCTCGGCAGCGCTGCGGCTCAAGCCGCCGACGAGCCGGATCTGATTTTCCGCCGTTCGACGGTGTTCAAATGGCTGTCACCGAACGACAAACTTGCGACCTACGCCCTCGACGATCCCGAGGTCGATGGCGTGGCCTGTCACTTCACCGTGCCGGAGAAGGGCGGCTTCAAGGGATGGCTCGGGCTTGCAGAGGAGGTGTCCGATATCTCCCTGGCCTGCCGCCAGATCGGACCGATTCATTTCAAGCGCAAGTTCGAACAGGGGGAGGACATGTTTCGGCAGCGCCGTTCGCTGTTCTTCAAGAAGATGCAGATCGTGCGCGGCTGCGACGTGAAGCGAAATGTCCTCGTCTACATGGTCTACTCGGACCGGATCATCGACGGCTCGCCGAAGAACTCGACGTCCTCGGTGCCGATCATGCCGTGGGGCAGCAACGACGCAGTACAGAAGTGCGCAGACTATGTAACGAATTGAGGCCGCAGGTTCGGAAGTTGGACCCTGCGCGGTCGAATCGACAAAAGGCCGTGTGTCCGTAAATGGATATCACCTTTTGTTGAAGCGATTCGCGTGAGTTCCCATTTGACTTGAATTGGAACTAGACTGACGCACAACCCATTGGTTGCACTCTCGCTTTCGTGATGCTGCGCTGCTAGGATCGGGGCCGGACTTGCTTTGGGGTGGGGGGTGCTTTTGGCGACGCTTTATCTGGTGCGGCATGCGAAGCCAGCGTCGACGTATGGGGATTCGGTCGATCCAGGATTAGATGAGACGGGACGGACCCAGGCGGTCCAGGCGGCGGCTGAACTGAAGCAGCTCCCGCATCCGCTTCCGGTCTACACCAGCCCGCTGCGCCGTTGTCGGGAGACCGCTCTGCCATTAGCAGAGACGTGGGGCGTGCAGCCGATCGTGTTTCCCGAAATCGGCGAGATCCCGTCGCCGCCGCTTGGTCTGAAGGAGCGGCAGGAATGGCTACGTCAGGCGATGGCATCGGACTGGGCCCACCTGCAATCCAGCGCCCCCACCGGATCGCCGGACTACGGTGCCTGGCGTGAATCGCTGCTTGCGGCGGTGCGGGCAATGGCCGGCGATGCCGTCATCTTCAGTCACTTCATTGCCATCAATGTCGTGATCGGCGCAGCCAAGCAGAGCGAGCAGGTCATCAGCTTCCGTCCCGACCATGCCTCGATCACCGCGATCGAGGTGCGTGACGGCACTATCGCGATCAAGGCCCTCGGCCGGGAAGTGGGAAGCGGCGAAGCCAGCGTCATGCTCGGCCGCTGACGCTATTCGTCGACCTGCTGCCCTGTAAAACAGTAGCTAAATCAATCGCTTTCTTGAAGTCGCAAAGTATTTGACGCGTTGCGGTGAGCATTGGGCGCATTTGAGGTGAGCGACGACAAGTCTCGGCAAGACGAGCGCGTTCGGGTTCGCACCTCAGCCGCGCACGACAGCGCTCACGCGGCTTGAATGCTTCGTGCGTAGCTTGGGGACGAAACAGAAACGTCCCGCCACGAAACCATTTCCCGCATCCCGCGCAGACATGCCGAAACCGTGCGCGCGTATCACGGCGATAACAACACCAAGGTTATCGACAGGGACCGTCATGCGCACCACCACCGTCCTTCTCGCCTTCGCCATGCTGCTCTGGGGCGGCTCGATCGCCGGCAGCACCGACATGCTGCCCCACGCCGGGCTGTTCGTCTTCGATGTCAGCCCGGTCCTGGATGTGCCGGCGCCTGCTAGCCGCTGACGATGCCGAGCCTTTTCGTTGCAGTCCTCGTGATCGCGGGCCTTGTCGGTGGCAGCGCGCAAGCCGCGCCGGTCGCGCCCGCCAGCGAGCGCGACCTGTTCGTGGCGCTCTGTACGCCGCGCATGAGCGCCCGTGTCCTCAAACAGCCCGAGCAGGTTTGCGGTTGTCTGCATGAGGCCGTCGCCCGTGAGACCGATCCTGAACTTCGCCTGGCGATGATCCGGGGCGTTGGCGAAACGGGCGTGCCCAGCATTCGCTACGCCTGGGTGCCGAACAAGCCGCAGGAGCGGGTGGTCGAGGCGCTGGACAGGATTGCCGCGCCGACGCTCGCCTGCATGTTCGGCGCGCGTTGAGCCGCCGCTCGTCTCCGAAATCCTCGCATCGTGAGATTGACCGCGGCCAGCCGATGGCTCAGGGAAACGGGTATTATATCTGTGCCTGCCGCGCGGGCGAGACACCAACAACGAAAAGCGAGGACGCGCCAGTGAAGCTCTACAACGAACCTTATCCCGCGCCCAATCCGCGCAAGGTGCGCATCTTCCTCGCGGAGAAGGGACTTTCGGTCGAGCTGGTGCCGGTGCCGATGCGCGAACGTGCCCACAAGGCGCCGGACTTCCTGAAGAAGAATTCGCTCGGTCAGCTGCCGGTGCTGGAGACCGACGACGGCCGCTTCATTTGCGAGTCGATCGCGATCTGCCGCTACATCGAGGCGTTGCATCCGGCGTCGCCGCTGTTCGGCCGCGCACCGTTCGAGCAGGCGATGATCGAGATGTGGATCAGGCGCGTCGAGTTTCGCCTGTGGGCGCCGATGAGCCAGGTCTGGCGCAACGACGATCCCCGCACCGAGCATGTGGTGACGACGCGATTCGCCGATTTCGGCGCGCACAGCCGCAGCGTCGTTGCCGATGCGATGACATGGATCGATCGGGAGCTGGCGGACGGCCGTCCGTTTCTTGTGGGTGAGGGCTTCTCGATGGCCGACATCGTGCTGCTGTGCGGTGTCGATTTCGCCAAGTTTGTCCGGATGCCGATCCCCGAAGATGCGTCACATCTGCAGGCGTGGCACCAGCGGGTCAGCGCGCGGCCGACCGCGAGGGCCTGACACAGCAATCAGCGCTTGATGCTGTTGCGCGCCACGCACTGACGGCTGCGCACGACGCCGGCGGCGGTCAGGTTGGCGCCCGCGACCTCCTTGACCTGTCCGGCCGGACAGGTGCCGTCGTCCACATAGACGCGCTGGCCGAGCCGCAACTCGTCCGGCTCACGCGTCAGGATCGTCACCGCCAGCAGAGGCAGGACGGCGGCCGCCGTGGACCAACGTAAGGATCGGCCAAGCCGCCAACGCAACAGCCAACGCATCAAAGGTGGGCGTGTGAGGAGGCTGGGTGGATCTCCCGTAGCTATCCCTTGCCGGCGATTTATCGTCAGTCCCGTGCGATACATCTCGCGCGTGTCCTGCCTATTGTCGGTGCCATCGCGATCAGCACGATGCGAATCGCGTCGCCGACAGGCTAGAATCCGCGGGTCCGGCGGGCAATCGGCGACACGGATGCATTTCGGGAATGCTGCCGCTACTTGCCTTCGATCTTCAGCCCGTTCGGTCCGACATTGATCGACAATCCGTCCGGCTGCTTCTTCTCCTGGTAGAGATTGTAGCCAAGCACTGCGATCACGACGATCAGCGCGCCGAGAATGGCGTAAAGAATATTGCGATTGCCCATCAGCCTGCTCCCTGTGCGTTGTCAACGCCTAGCGGGAACAAAGGTTCCTTAAGCGCAAGCCTGTACGCCTGTCCGCTTGCGATGATGATGGTGATCGTCAGCGCGTGATCTTCAGGGCGCAGCCCTCGGTGCGGTCTTCAGTGCGCGATGGTTTTTGAGAACAGGTTGATGACCAACACGCCGGCGATGATCAGCGCGAGACCGACCAGCGCGGGCATGTCGAGTTTCTGCCCGAACCAAATCAGCCCAATCAGGGCGATCAGCACGATGCCGAGGCCCGACCAAATCGCATAAGCAATGCCGACCGGCATCGTCCGCAACGTCAGTGACAGGAAGTAGAACGAGGCCGCATAACAAACAGCGGTCAATGCCAGCGGTCTCAGCTTGGTGAACTGCTCGGACGCCTGCAGGCCTGACGTGCCGATGGTTTCGAACACGATCGCGACCAGTAGATAGAGATAGGTCATGGTTGCTCCGTTCGCTTCGAGGCCGGCGTGGGACATGCTGGACAGCCATGCATAGGGGCCGCGCGCGGATTCGCCAACTCGCGCTATCCTGCGCCGGTGTTAGGATCATTGACGTGACAACGAGCGGCGCACGTGCCGCAGCAGGCGGGAGCGGTCGAGGGATATGGGCAAGGCGGACAGGATTGTGCAGGAGGACGCGAGCGGTTCGGAGGCGGCGACGTGGGCGCGCTGGCGCAGCGTGGCAAATCTTTATCATGCGTTCTTCACCGGCCTCATCCTCACGGTGGTCGTGCGGCGCGGCATTCCTGCGGCCGAGGAGTTCGTGTTCCGGGTGTTTCGCCGCCAGCAGCAGGAGCGCTTCATCGCGAGCCTCGAGAAGCTTGGTTTGAGCGGACTGCCGCCCGCGGTGGCGGCCGCGCAGTATCACTACTTCTCCAACTGGATTGGCGGCGTCTCGGTCGAATACATGTACGAGAGCGATCGCAAGGCTTGGATCCGCTATCCGCCGCCGCGCTGGATCTGGCAGGGCACGGCGATCTGCGGCATCCCGATGGAAGTCTCGCGCGCGATGCTGCGCGGCTGGCACGCCAACAACGGCGTCGCGCTCGGCAACCTGAAGGTGGGCTTCGTCTGCACCAAGCAGACAGTGGACGGGCAGGCGGGTCTGGAAGGCTACTATCACGAGGCCGATCACGAACTCTCGGTGGATGAGCGGCTGGTGTTTGCGCGTCACCTGGAGGCGCCGCCGTTCGATCCGGCGAAGTTGCCTGCGCTGCCGGTCGATGCGTGGCCGAAGCGGCGACTGGAGAAGGCCTATCGCAGCTACGCGCAGGAGTATGTGAAGACTGCGGCGCCGGTGATGGTGCAACTGTTCGGGCCCGAGGATGCGGCGCATCTGTTGCATCGAACCGGCAAGCTGATCGGCATGCAGTTCTTCCACGAGACCGCCGCGGCGTTCCAGGCGGAGACCGTCAAGCCCTATACGGCGGCGGAGTTCGCGTCGTTCCTCGCCACGGTCCTGGAGGCGCAGGACGACAAAGCGACGATCACCGAGCAGGGCGGTGCGCAGGTGGTGAGCCAACAGGGCTGGCGGCTGATGGCGGACGCAACCGAGTACCATCCGGCCTGCGCGGCGGTGCTCGCAGGGCTGTTTTCCGGGCTTGCGGAAGCCTCCAATCCCCATCTCCGGCTCAGCCTTGCGCCGGCGGCGGATATCGGCGCGGCCGCCGCATTTGTGTGGATGATCCACGGACGCTAAGGTTGCAGCGGGCCGCGACCCGGCGGGGACACGCCGGGATGCGAACACAGGTGCCAAGATTCTATGCCAGGGGTGCTGCCGCCGGAACGCCGCTTCGGCTTGTCGGCGGCGTGCGCTCCTGGGGTGGATTTGGGTGGATATCGATGGGCGAGACCGCACCGTATGCACGACGGGCTGTATTACCTGCGCGTTGAGCCGGCCGAAGGCGGCCGAGCCGCCAATGGCGGCATCTTCGTGCTGCGCGAGGGCAAGATTCTCGGCGGCGACGCGTTTTTTTACTACGTCGGCCGCTATAGCGTCGCCGGCGACGGGCGATGGAACGGCGAATTCGCAACGCAGCAGCACACCCGCAGCGAGCTAGCCGTCCCGGTGTTCGGGGCCAACGAGGTGACCGCGTCCTTCACCGGCCGCTATGCCGCGGCGACCGCCGAGATCGAAGCGACCTGCAAGGCCGGCGACGCGGTGCGCGGTTTCCGCATCGCCCTGAGCAGGATTGCTGACGCGTGAGCCATGCGCGTGCGGGGGTGCAGCTCGGGGCGAGCTTGCGCTAGACAATCGGTCACTGCCCGCGCCAAGCCGGCATCGGAATACGCATTGTAGGATGTCAGCACTTCAAACGCGCGGAGAGCGCCCCCACGAGACGGCTGCCGAAATGGACGGTCTGCCGTGGCCGCAGCGACGCTGGGCGATCTTCGCCGTCGGCATCGCTGTCGGGATGAGTTCGCTCGACAATTCGATCGTCAACGTCGCGCTGCCGACCATCGCCGCCGACTTGAAGGTGACGCCGTCGCAGATCGTCTGGGTGGTCAACGCCGTGCAGATCGCGATGGTGGCGACGCTGCTGCCGCTCGCGGCCCTCGGCGAGATCGTCGGCCATCAGCGCGTCTATTACGGTGGCCTGGTGCTGTTCGGCCTCGGTGCGCTCGGCTGCACCTTCGCTCATTCCTACGAGATGCTGCTCGTCTCGCGGCTGATCCAGGGGCTCGGCTCCAGCGGTATGATGAGCATCAACTCGGCGCTGGTGCGTTTCATTTGGCCGAAGCGCGTGCTCGGCCGCGGCGTCGGCGTCAATGCGATGATCGTCTCGACCGGCATCACCATGGGCCCGACGGTGGCCTCGCTGATCCTGTCGTTCGGGCCATGGCCCTTGTTGTTCGCGGTGAACCTGCCGTTCGTCATCTTGGCGATCGTGATCTCGATGCGGGTGCTGCCGCCGACGCCGCGCGCACCGCACAAGTTCGACATTCCGGGAGCGGTGCTGGCGGCCGCGTGCCTCGGCCTGTTCGTGTTCGCGCTCGGCAGCGCCGCGCGGCATCAGGCCGTGCTGATCACCGTGGCCGAGCTGGCGGTGGCGGCGGTCTGCGGCGCGTTGCTGCTGCGCAGGCAGGCGGATCATCCGGCGCCGATGATTCCGATCGACCTGTTCAAGATTC encodes:
- a CDS encoding DUF6719 family protein; amino-acid sequence: MRWLLRWRLGRSLRWSTAAAVLPLLAVTILTREPDELRLGQRVYVDDGTCPAGQVKEVAGANLTAAGVVRSRQCVARNSIKR
- a CDS encoding dihydrofolate reductase codes for the protein MTFEGYAIVSRDGMLADATGVMPETLKFDGDQRFFDKALDTVDLIVHGRNSFEDQPNSYNRKRVIATRQVDRPIIDHANPKAVLWNPARAPIEDAGAVLGITAGRVAIIGGTDIFDMFLDRYVDFYLSQAPHLALPGGVPVFHGIPARHPDDILSQHGLVPTETRVLDAAHDVNVVHWVRKPLA
- a CDS encoding L,D-transpeptidase, producing MNGLRLVSNRNQRDFASTDIPQTTTPSVTRWAARIATMAAVSLFAIPVTAQAQSSWDWDPTESYEARPAPRLAPRPAAKPKRAKAAKAKRKDDPAEVAAKRAPKPQGPLIITVSLERQRMKVYDSNGLFAEAHVSTGTRTHPTPTGVFSIIQKNRDHVSNLYDAPMPYMQRITWSGVAFHTGALPGYAASHGCIRMPNGFAARLWTWTRMGTRVIVAPGEVAPTDFTHPKLITKMITQPALSAQPTTGNTAAAADGPITQRRTADASEAIAGKTKTLSDANAAMLEVTSREAPNKAETKAQAETPAQAPTADAPTDQKTSAETAKTEAPTQAAPVSETNAETAAAAPAAIKNAEAERQESAATVQQPALTEGNKVAEQATNDASAVATTSPVATAPADVKPAPPALVQPVDDIAKPADIARIPEIAKPATAAAPAKPADGAKSAETAAPAVPDAVKPIIVKRRGGLSHVAVFISRKEKKLYVRQGYEPVFDIPVEITDIDRPLGTHVFTARGDKDDASALHWSVVSLPQVGRKAVDTPRTRQGKAAAATTETAVAPALNPAEALDRIAIPADAMEKIATIIGPGGSILISDHGLGWETGRGTDFIVPLN
- a CDS encoding glutathione peroxidase, with the translated sequence MSLDRRHLLAMALASAASPALGQTAMSERTAYGFSFPALTGEPIALAAYTGQPLLVVNTASLCGFTPQYAGLQELWTMFRERGLVVIGVPSNDFGSQEPGGATEISETAHRQYGVTFPMTAKVEVRGADAHPFYKWAALERPKDLPRWNFHKYLVGRDGHIAEVFAERVTPTDTRVITAIARQLG
- a CDS encoding DoxX family protein, which produces MVMTIGRVLFALLFILSGLSKFFDLGSTAQLIEAKLGMPEMLANYATQIENATGLTLFRVLAILAASVEVICGVMIACNLATRFFAAILLVFVVVVTFYVHDFWNQSGGSERLNDIVQVLKNMAIVGALLMIIGYRPPVLSHNVETSYHDGPAL
- a CDS encoding CreA family protein, which codes for MLGSAAAQAADEPDLIFRRSTVFKWLSPNDKLATYALDDPEVDGVACHFTVPEKGGFKGWLGLAEEVSDISLACRQIGPIHFKRKFEQGEDMFRQRRSLFFKKMQIVRGCDVKRNVLVYMVYSDRIIDGSPKNSTSSVPIMPWGSNDAVQKCADYVTN
- a CDS encoding MFS transporter, with amino-acid sequence MSALQTRGERPHETAAEMDGLPWPQRRWAIFAVGIAVGMSSLDNSIVNVALPTIAADLKVTPSQIVWVVNAVQIAMVATLLPLAALGEIVGHQRVYYGGLVLFGLGALGCTFAHSYEMLLVSRLIQGLGSSGMMSINSALVRFIWPKRVLGRGVGVNAMIVSTGITMGPTVASLILSFGPWPLLFAVNLPFVILAIVISMRVLPPTPRAPHKFDIPGAVLAAACLGLFVFALGSAARHQAVLITVAELAVAAVCGALLLRRQADHPAPMIPIDLFKIPIFALSVMTAICSFATQGLAFVSLPFLLIDTLGRSQVETGFLITPWPVTVAIMAPIAGYLSDHYRVGVLGGIGLAILAAGMALLATMPANASVFDIGWRMALCGCGFGFFQSPNMKALLLSAPPARSGGASGMVATARLTGQTIGAALAAFCFSIGNGKGPVLALTIGVVFSTVGSLSSFMRLRFSKRGPGAI
- a CDS encoding histidine phosphatase family protein codes for the protein MLLATLYLVRHAKPASTYGDSVDPGLDETGRTQAVQAAAELKQLPHPLPVYTSPLRRCRETALPLAETWGVQPIVFPEIGEIPSPPLGLKERQEWLRQAMASDWAHLQSSAPTGSPDYGAWRESLLAAVRAMAGDAVIFSHFIAINVVIGAAKQSEQVISFRPDHASITAIEVRDGTIAIKALGREVGSGEASVMLGR
- a CDS encoding glutathione S-transferase family protein, with translation MKLYNEPYPAPNPRKVRIFLAEKGLSVELVPVPMRERAHKAPDFLKKNSLGQLPVLETDDGRFICESIAICRYIEALHPASPLFGRAPFEQAMIEMWIRRVEFRLWAPMSQVWRNDDPRTEHVVTTRFADFGAHSRSVVADAMTWIDRELADGRPFLVGEGFSMADIVLLCGVDFAKFVRMPIPEDASHLQAWHQRVSARPTARA
- a CDS encoding multidrug efflux SMR transporter; this translates as MTYLYLLVAIVFETIGTSGLQASEQFTKLRPLALTAVCYAASFYFLSLTLRTMPVGIAYAIWSGLGIVLIALIGLIWFGQKLDMPALVGLALIIAGVLVINLFSKTIAH
- a CDS encoding GrlR family regulatory protein; its protein translation is MHDGLYYLRVEPAEGGRAANGGIFVLREGKILGGDAFFYYVGRYSVAGDGRWNGEFATQQHTRSELAVPVFGANEVTASFTGRYAAATAEIEATCKAGDAVRGFRIALSRIADA